Part of the Gemmatimonadota bacterium genome, GCACCCGCGACCTCTCGCGCTTCGCTCCTCGATCCCGACGAACTCCCGAGCCCGACCCTCCTGACGAAGGCGCCCGAGCGCAATCTCGAGGCCGGGCGCGCCCAGCTCGACGCCATGGGGGCGAAGCTCATCGACTCGCTGCGCACCTTCAAGGTCGAGGGGGTGCTCACCGGTCGCACGAGCGGGCCGACGGTCACGCAGTACGAGATCGAGCCCGCGCCGGGCGTGAAGGTGCGCCAGTTCGCGAACCTCGCGAACGACCTCGCGCTCGCCATGCGCGCGCCGTCGATCCGCGTCGTCGCGCCGATCCCCGGGAAGGGGGCCGTGGGCGTGGAAGTGCCCAACCCGAATCCCGAGATGGTCGCGTTCCGCGAGATGCTCGAGAGCGCCGACTACCAGAACAAGCCGATGGCCCTGCCGATCGCCCTCGGCAAGGACCTCGAGGGGCGCGCGGTGATCGCCGACCTGGCGAAGATGCCGCACCTGCTCATCGCCGGCGCGACCGGCTCGGGCAAGTCGGTCTGCGTGAACACCATCGTCACCTCGCTCATCTACCGGCACACGCCCAAGACGCTGCGCTTCCTGATGGTCGACCCGAAGATGGTCGAGCTCAGCGTGTACAACGTGCTCCCGCACCTGCGCCACAAGGTCGTCACCGACAACCGCGATGCGGCGGCGGTGCTCAAGTGGGCGGTGATGGAGATGCAGGAGCGCTATGCGCTGCTGGCGGAGAACGGCGCGCGCAACATCCAGGACTTCAACCAGAAGGTCCGGAACGGCGCGACGCTGCGGAAGCCGAAGGACCCGAACGTCGGCTTCGAGAACCGCGACTACACGGGCGGGATCCTCCCGTACATCGTCGTGGTCATCGACGAGCTCGCCGACCTGATGATGACCTGCGCCGCCGAGGTGGAGACGCCGCTGGCGATGCTCGCCCAGAAGGCGCGCGCGATCGGCATCCACCTCATCCTCGCGACCCAGCGGCCGTCGGTGAACGTCATCACCGGCCTCATCAAGGCCAACTTCCCGAGCCGGATCGCGTTCCGCGTGGCGTCGCAGATCGACAGCCGCACGATCCTCGACGGCATGGGCGCCGAGTCGCTGCTGGGCAACGGCGACATGCTCTTCATCCCGCCGGGGAAGAGCGAGCCGGCGCGGTTGCAGGGCGCGTTCCTCTCGAACGACGACACCGAGCGCCTCATGCTCTGGTACACCGAGCGGAAGGAGGCCCGGAAGGCGGCGATGGAGGCGCAGGGGCTCATCCCGATCGACGAGGTGGCGACCGGCGAGGGCGACATCCTCGAGAAGGTGCGCGCGATGGAGGCTGCCGAGGCCGGTGGCGGCGAGGAGTCGGCCGAGGACCAGGGCGACCGCGACAAGCTCTTCCGCGAGGCGGCGGAGGTGTGCGTGCAGCACCAGGGGGGATCGACCTCGCTGCTCCAGCGCCGGCTGAAGATCGGCTATGGGCGCGCGGCGCGGATCATCGACCAGCTGCACCTCGCGGGAGTGCTGGGGCCGCCGGACGGCTCCAAGCCGCGCGACGTGCTGATCGGGCTCGAGGACATCGACCGCATCGCCGGGGAGCGGCACGCGGCCTGAGGGGGCGGGACGGAGTGTCACACACACTGTGACAGAGTGTCTTGGAGGGCGGAACGGCAGGCGCTAGCTATCGGTCACGGGCTCACCCCCACCAGGCTCGCCACCGCTGTTCATCGGTCCTTTCCCGAACCCCAAGGCACATGTACACGACCCTTCCGCAGATCCCGACCCTGAACCTCGACGAGCTCGAGCGCATCGCCATCAGCCACGCCCTGA contains:
- a CDS encoding cell division protein FtsK produces the protein MPRKLPQEDPLLLDSPLAPAPRRTRARKPEPVAAEATRGSVRTSTPAATSAPAPAPSGLRREIMGIVLLVGSLFVAGALLFGHAPGSFESCTAAGGAFGPVGGCIRWSILGLVGALAAIVVPFIPAVRALRLLGRLEQSSRQHFDLFPIGLVLIVPVAAGLARLGSVPAGSGDPFAGLWGSFAGYYLAEALGRGGAWFVIVIAVSVLTAVTLGWNPLRAIVAVGTKPPVSATDPAALTKAESLEPDAKEMPEVDLGLMGLTAKPEAEVVRSEDALPAPVAALKPGRGKKEKGEAEGEAEGEGEEESHSPATAVPRATASKPRTAPATSRASLLDPDELPSPTLLTKAPERNLEAGRAQLDAMGAKLIDSLRTFKVEGVLTGRTSGPTVTQYEIEPAPGVKVRQFANLANDLALAMRAPSIRVVAPIPGKGAVGVEVPNPNPEMVAFREMLESADYQNKPMALPIALGKDLEGRAVIADLAKMPHLLIAGATGSGKSVCVNTIVTSLIYRHTPKTLRFLMVDPKMVELSVYNVLPHLRHKVVTDNRDAAAVLKWAVMEMQERYALLAENGARNIQDFNQKVRNGATLRKPKDPNVGFENRDYTGGILPYIVVVIDELADLMMTCAAEVETPLAMLAQKARAIGIHLILATQRPSVNVITGLIKANFPSRIAFRVASQIDSRTILDGMGAESLLGNGDMLFIPPGKSEPARLQGAFLSNDDTERLMLWYTERKEARKAAMEAQGLIPIDEVATGEGDILEKVRAMEAAEAGGGEESAEDQGDRDKLFREAAEVCVQHQGGSTSLLQRRLKIGYGRAARIIDQLHLAGVLGPPDGSKPRDVLIGLEDIDRIAGERHAA